A portion of the Paenibacillus hamazuiensis genome contains these proteins:
- a CDS encoding chloramphenicol phosphotransferase CPT family protein — MKQGIIVLMNGTSSSGKTSISNELINQKEILFHHLSVDDFIKDFFKNKFSDIEPTREVDDRVVEQIMFDPLISLYYSTIKLFSEMGLNVIVDTVIENDKWFNLCLDLFFDQPTLFIGVICSKEELIRREQTRGDRNIGLAASQFSNVYCIDEYDLEVNTEEMNPVECAEKILSFIKSNKEYSVFKKLRKRNVSVS; from the coding sequence TTGAAGCAAGGAATCATTGTATTGATGAACGGAACTTCAAGTTCAGGGAAGACTAGTATTTCTAATGAACTGATAAATCAGAAAGAGATTCTTTTTCATCATTTATCAGTAGATGATTTTATCAAGGACTTTTTTAAAAATAAATTTTCAGATATTGAACCTACAAGAGAAGTAGATGACCGAGTTGTCGAACAAATAATGTTTGATCCCTTAATCTCACTGTACTATTCGACAATTAAATTGTTTTCAGAAATGGGTTTGAATGTAATAGTAGATACTGTAATCGAAAATGACAAGTGGTTTAATTTGTGTCTTGATCTATTTTTCGATCAGCCTACATTATTTATAGGTGTAATATGCTCGAAAGAAGAACTCATAAGAAGAGAGCAAACAAGAGGAGATAGAAATATTGGACTAGCAGCTTCACAGTTCAGCAACGTATATTGCATTGATGAATATGACCTCGAAGTAAATACTGAAGAGATGAATCCAGTAGAATGTGCCGAAAAGATATTAAGTTTTATTAAGTCCAATAAGGAATACTCGGTATTTAAGAAATTACGTAAAAGAAATGTTAGTGTTTCCTAG
- a CDS encoding sigma-70 family RNA polymerase sigma factor produces the protein MNTGISHSIRDLQKGIMSEERFTVIYDAYYSRVYKYICYRINNHYDAEEICSHVFEVVISKYNSYSPQKSNFEVWLFAIARNAVADYFRSQKKRATFSLDSILDMILPRSTPEEVVILDDSNEILYKALAKLSDKERNIIGMKYAAGLKNAEIADLLGVSGSNIGVVLYRCLKKLQQELEKGGFQYEK, from the coding sequence GTGAATACAGGAATCAGCCATAGCATTCGTGATCTTCAAAAGGGGATCATGTCAGAAGAAAGATTTACAGTGATCTACGATGCATACTATAGCCGTGTCTACAAATATATTTGCTACCGTATCAATAACCACTATGACGCGGAAGAGATTTGCAGTCATGTATTTGAAGTAGTGATTTCAAAATACAACAGCTACTCGCCACAAAAGTCCAATTTTGAAGTTTGGTTGTTTGCGATTGCTAGAAACGCTGTAGCTGATTACTTCCGCTCACAGAAAAAAAGAGCGACATTTTCGCTGGATTCAATTCTGGACATGATTTTACCAAGGTCAACTCCAGAAGAAGTTGTCATCCTTGATGACAGCAACGAAATCTTGTACAAGGCTCTGGCAAAGCTAAGCGATAAGGAACGCAATATCATTGGCATGAAGTATGCAGCCGGGTTGAAAAACGCGGAAATTGCTGACCTGCTCGGAGTCAGCGGTTCAAATATCGGTGTAGTCCTTTACAGATGTCTAAAGAAGCTGCAACAAGAACTGGAAAAAGGAGGTTTTCAATATGAAAAATAG
- a CDS encoding VOC family protein: protein MGNEWTPEKYSSVVPTLRAEHADRLLHFLQAVFDAEVLHRTTDEKGKVTHAEVRIGHGIVEVSDANEAWPANESSLHVFVRNTDECYRRALEAGAVSLYEPADMPYGERSGGIKDEFGNSWFIATFQRGEGRGYYD from the coding sequence ATGGGAAACGAGTGGACCCCTGAAAAATATTCTTCAGTTGTTCCGACACTGCGTGCAGAGCACGCCGATCGATTGTTGCATTTTTTGCAAGCCGTTTTCGATGCGGAAGTGCTTCACCGAACGACGGATGAAAAGGGAAAGGTTACGCATGCCGAGGTGCGTATCGGACATGGGATCGTTGAAGTATCGGATGCTAATGAGGCGTGGCCGGCCAATGAATCTTCACTGCATGTTTTTGTTCGCAACACGGACGAGTGCTACAGGCGAGCATTGGAGGCGGGAGCGGTTTCTCTGTATGAACCGGCGGACATGCCGTATGGAGAAAGAAGCGGTGGGATCAAAGATGAATTCGGAAACAGTTGGTTTATTGCAACATTTCAAAGAGGTGAAGGGCGTGGCTATTACGATTGA
- a CDS encoding LysR family transcriptional regulator — MELRQLEYFVAVSEELHFTKAADKIGISQPNLSLQIKALEEEIGMPLFDRIGKRIGLTEAGSLLLRHTRSMFQNIQNALHEIDDLLHQRGGNLSVGALPSELDFRLTPMFISFIRKYPNVRLKIASEVNLDELVLSTEIDIGITVKPLFDPRLVVRPLAREEYGVVVSKEHELSTKESISLIELKELPVVMYPREFCWARKFVENWCQQHGFNLNVLVETSTLSSIFHFVRENIGVAVVANSLLESIDKHNLRFIPIHDYPPVREMSIIYRADKYLSHAAQAFIHFAEDELKDRGPHEMMHSGTPSPAKHEPRT, encoded by the coding sequence ATGGAACTGAGACAATTGGAGTATTTTGTTGCCGTAAGCGAAGAACTGCATTTTACCAAGGCAGCTGACAAAATCGGTATATCTCAACCCAATTTGAGTCTACAAATTAAAGCCCTGGAAGAAGAAATCGGGATGCCTTTATTCGACCGCATTGGAAAACGGATCGGACTGACTGAAGCGGGTTCGCTACTACTCAGGCACACCAGAAGCATGTTTCAAAATATCCAGAACGCACTTCACGAGATAGATGATCTTCTGCATCAGCGTGGAGGCAATCTAAGCGTCGGGGCGCTGCCATCCGAGCTTGATTTCCGTTTGACCCCGATGTTTATTAGTTTTATACGAAAATATCCCAACGTCAGGTTAAAAATAGCCTCAGAAGTGAATCTAGACGAATTAGTTCTAAGCACCGAAATTGATATCGGCATTACAGTGAAGCCTTTATTCGATCCCCGACTGGTCGTACGCCCATTAGCCCGTGAAGAGTATGGAGTCGTTGTGTCAAAAGAGCACGAGCTGTCCACAAAAGAATCCATTTCCTTGATCGAATTAAAAGAACTGCCCGTTGTTATGTATCCGAGGGAATTCTGCTGGGCACGAAAATTTGTTGAAAATTGGTGTCAACAGCATGGATTCAATTTAAATGTGCTTGTTGAAACGAGCACCCTCTCCTCCATCTTCCATTTTGTAAGAGAAAATATCGGGGTCGCTGTGGTTGCGAACTCGCTTCTCGAATCCATCGATAAACATAATTTGCGTTTTATCCCAATACATGATTATCCCCCAGTAAGGGAAATGAGCATCATTTATCGGGCGGACAAATATCTTAGTCACGCTGCACAAGCCTTTATTCATTTTGCTGAGGACGAGCTAAAAGACCGAGGGCCACATGAAATGATGCATTCTGGTACGCCATCGCCAGCCAAACATGAACCGAGAACATGA
- a CDS encoding MmcQ/YjbR family DNA-binding protein: MEKEAVGSKMNSETVGLLQHFKEVKGVAITIDDVRQIALSLPKTEEVEHWDKPSFRVNGKIYAVVQKDGISVVVKSTRDEREALTTLEPEIYSVPPNFQRLHYMIVNMERIPKDEFRSVLVRAWRLVASKHIVKTYDEQRST, encoded by the coding sequence ATGGAGAAAGAAGCGGTGGGATCAAAGATGAATTCGGAAACAGTTGGTTTATTGCAACATTTCAAAGAGGTGAAGGGCGTGGCTATTACGATTGACGACGTGCGCCAAATCGCGCTCTCCCTGCCGAAAACGGAAGAAGTAGAACATTGGGACAAACCGTCCTTTCGGGTCAACGGGAAAATCTATGCCGTAGTTCAAAAGGACGGGATATCCGTTGTCGTCAAATCGACAAGAGACGAACGTGAAGCGTTAACCACATTAGAACCGGAAATATATAGCGTCCCTCCGAATTTTCAACGGCTGCATTACATGATTGTCAATATGGAGCGCATTCCGAAGGACGAATTTCGCTCCGTCCTCGTCCGCGCCTGGCGCCTGGTTGCTTCTAAACACATCGTAAAAACTTATGATGAACAACGGTCAACATGA
- a CDS encoding SDR family NAD(P)-dependent oxidoreductase translates to MNTNQREHIALITGANSGIGLALTRKLLSENWQVVALNRSSFPADDRFIQNHLKNGWLRAYKVTDLTDYGSLRHSLEEIKSKEQRIDILFNNAGGGLSELSYSKQGREKHYELLTVVPYIILMELKELLKNGRLKTVINTSSQVLRFTKEFTIENLEHPKTFRKMFGPYATSKLALSLWTQAVEPQLAKEDIKIRSVDPGINNTLRKGKDSGLTVWFELFMKFFSSPPTHGANLLYEGALGKHCNETGVFLLKDRVADLKFTEHAQRVLERISDIYSHEFLGGSVRVIG, encoded by the coding sequence TTGAATACAAACCAACGGGAACATATCGCACTGATTACAGGCGCAAATAGTGGGATCGGGTTGGCATTAACCCGGAAATTGCTGTCGGAGAACTGGCAGGTGGTTGCTTTGAACCGGTCGAGTTTTCCGGCGGACGACAGATTCATCCAAAATCATCTCAAGAACGGATGGCTCCGGGCCTATAAAGTGACGGATCTCACCGATTATGGCAGCTTGAGACACTCTTTGGAAGAAATCAAAAGCAAGGAGCAGCGGATCGATATTTTGTTCAACAACGCCGGAGGAGGCTTAAGTGAGCTGAGCTATTCGAAACAAGGTCGCGAAAAGCATTATGAATTGTTAACGGTCGTTCCTTATATCATTCTGATGGAATTAAAGGAACTGCTGAAAAACGGCCGCTTAAAAACGGTGATTAACACTTCATCACAGGTGCTTAGATTTACGAAGGAGTTTACGATCGAAAACCTAGAGCATCCCAAAACCTTCCGCAAAATGTTTGGCCCTTATGCGACTTCAAAGCTGGCGCTCTCGCTGTGGACTCAAGCCGTCGAACCGCAACTTGCCAAGGAAGACATCAAGATCCGCAGCGTTGACCCGGGAATTAACAATACGCTAAGAAAAGGAAAAGATTCTGGACTGACCGTATGGTTTGAACTGTTTATGAAGTTTTTTTCCTCTCCGCCTACCCATGGCGCCAACCTATTATATGAGGGAGCCCTCGGCAAACATTGCAATGAGACCGGCGTGTTTTTGTTGAAAGATCGGGTTGCGGACTTGAAATTTACAGAACATGCGCAGCGTGTGCTGGAAAGAATCTCCGATATATATAGCCATGAATTTCTTGGCGGGAGTGTTCGAGTTATTGGCTGA
- a CDS encoding CynX/NimT family MFS transporter, with protein sequence MKKNVLLLAIALFTAALNLRPAINTIAPLLGNITADLGMNAVVASLLTSIPVLCMGIFSPIAVKVGGKWGIERIIGLSLWIIGVGTVIRLFTHSATLLLITAFITGVGIALIGPLMSGFIRLHFPKQIPSMIAVYTVALTLGSTSSTWLSIPLQEGFHSWRASLAFWAIIAVIAGGIWWLFVNLQVKKSVHTDSVNTQVKLPWRNGKAWLITISFGLMAILFYSFTAWLPQIIEGMGYTTSYAANSLTILFVIQIPVSLVLPSLLKKYPSRRLWLVIGSLFEILGLFLLVVDVSPWLASALIGIGAGGLFPLNVLLPIDAAGNHHEAAAWSAKAQSIGYVIGAAGPIMLGWLHDATNSFASAVVVMIVIVLLMIVVQIAATVKRRNPIDLVEQAS encoded by the coding sequence ATGAAAAAAAACGTACTACTGCTGGCAATAGCATTGTTCACAGCCGCGCTGAATTTACGTCCGGCGATTAATACCATCGCGCCATTGCTCGGAAACATCACTGCAGACCTTGGAATGAATGCAGTTGTAGCTAGTTTGTTAACGTCGATACCGGTGCTATGCATGGGGATTTTTTCTCCGATTGCCGTAAAGGTAGGCGGTAAATGGGGAATTGAAAGGATTATTGGTTTGTCTCTGTGGATTATTGGAGTAGGTACTGTTATTCGTTTGTTCACTCACTCGGCAACTCTTCTGCTCATCACAGCTTTCATTACAGGTGTCGGTATTGCATTGATAGGTCCGCTGATGTCCGGTTTCATCAGACTCCATTTTCCAAAACAAATTCCGTCCATGATTGCGGTATACACAGTTGCACTTACGTTGGGTTCTACTTCCAGCACCTGGCTTTCAATACCGCTTCAGGAAGGATTTCACTCCTGGCGAGCTTCCCTTGCATTTTGGGCCATTATTGCTGTCATAGCCGGTGGTATTTGGTGGCTGTTCGTCAACCTGCAAGTAAAAAAATCGGTACATACGGATTCCGTGAATACGCAAGTAAAATTACCATGGAGAAACGGCAAGGCTTGGCTAATCACAATATCCTTTGGTCTAATGGCGATATTGTTCTACTCGTTTACGGCTTGGCTTCCACAAATTATCGAAGGCATGGGCTACACGACATCTTACGCTGCAAATAGTTTAACTATATTATTTGTAATTCAAATTCCTGTAAGTCTGGTGTTACCCTCCTTGTTAAAGAAATATCCGTCTCGCCGCCTGTGGTTGGTTATTGGATCTTTGTTTGAAATACTCGGACTTTTCTTACTCGTAGTCGATGTTTCACCTTGGTTGGCTTCCGCGCTTATTGGAATTGGCGCAGGAGGGTTGTTTCCCTTAAACGTGCTTCTTCCAATCGATGCTGCAGGTAACCACCATGAAGCTGCCGCATGGTCAGCGAAAGCACAATCGATTGGTTATGTGATTGGAGCCGCCGGTCCAATTATGTTGGGATGGCTGCATGATGCGACCAATAGCTTTGCGTCTGCAGTTGTTGTAATGATTGTTATCGTTCTGCTGATGATTGTTGTTCAAATTGCAGCAACCGTAAAAAGACGTAACCCAATTGATTTGGTGGAACAAGCAAGTTAA
- a CDS encoding SDR family oxidoreductase, whose amino-acid sequence MENNPVSKYAGKKVVITGGSSGLGLVTAKLLVDEGARVLITGRTQAKLDSAREKLGNNAVSLLSDAASLTDIDKLADRVKAEFGTIDALFVNAGITRYAPFDSTPEEVYDELLTVNAKGPYFTVQKLAPLLNEGSGVVLTTSITNVLGIPMISAYAASKAALRSMTRSLARELLPRKIRVNAVSPGPIDTGILERSMPKEAAEQIEAQMKQQIPMLRFGDPVEVAKAVAFLAFEATYTTGAEFPVDGGGSQI is encoded by the coding sequence ATGGAAAACAATCCAGTAAGTAAATACGCTGGCAAGAAAGTCGTGATTACGGGAGGTAGCAGCGGACTTGGCCTCGTGACGGCGAAGTTGCTAGTGGATGAAGGAGCACGCGTTCTGATCACCGGACGTACCCAGGCCAAGCTCGACTCGGCTCGTGAAAAACTCGGAAACAACGCGGTCTCATTGCTGAGCGACGCCGCGTCGTTAACGGATATCGATAAGTTGGCCGACCGGGTCAAGGCCGAGTTCGGAACGATAGACGCCCTGTTCGTTAACGCCGGCATCACGCGCTATGCTCCCTTTGATTCGACACCCGAAGAAGTGTACGACGAGTTACTTACAGTCAACGCCAAAGGTCCGTACTTCACCGTGCAGAAACTTGCCCCATTGCTAAACGAAGGAAGTGGCGTGGTGCTCACCACCTCTATCACGAACGTATTGGGTATCCCGATGATCAGTGCGTACGCGGCCAGTAAGGCAGCGCTGCGCTCCATGACTCGCAGTCTGGCCCGCGAGCTGTTACCGCGGAAGATTCGCGTCAACGCGGTCAGCCCCGGCCCCATCGACACCGGCATCTTGGAGCGGTCGATGCCGAAGGAAGCTGCAGAACAGATCGAGGCGCAGATGAAACAGCAGATCCCAATGCTGCGTTTCGGCGATCCGGTCGAGGTCGCCAAAGCCGTAGCATTCCTGGCATTTGAAGCCACCTATACCACCGGGGCTGAGTTCCCTGTCGACGGAGGCGGCTCCCAGATCTGA
- a CDS encoding AraC family transcriptional regulator: MIVHTCKPPRLLSAFVDYFWYMESRNTACQNELSLPDGSVDLIIDLTADKVLMATASNETLRLNNVFVCGPHSRHFVIYNSLETRVMGIHFKPGGAYPFFGYPLDQLHNVMQSMDAIWGHLAGELREELLELSTVEQMFHVLTERLLQLAVKPLVIHPAVQYAIEHLGKKNAQTDHVRHIVDQIGISHRRFIELFQRETGYTPKRYSRIRRFQGVLRKMNERQNIIDWSDIAFDCGYYDQSHFIKDFRAFSGLNPTDYEAIPGRHYNHVHL; this comes from the coding sequence ATGATCGTGCACACCTGCAAACCCCCAAGGCTATTATCGGCATTCGTGGATTATTTTTGGTACATGGAAAGCCGAAATACTGCATGTCAAAACGAGCTTTCATTACCGGACGGTTCCGTTGATCTCATTATTGATTTAACTGCGGATAAAGTCCTCATGGCAACTGCGTCGAACGAGACATTGCGGCTCAACAATGTATTTGTCTGCGGGCCTCATTCGAGACATTTCGTGATCTACAATTCGCTTGAAACGAGAGTGATGGGCATCCATTTTAAACCGGGCGGCGCATATCCGTTTTTCGGGTATCCACTGGATCAATTACATAATGTCATGCAATCGATGGATGCGATTTGGGGGCATTTAGCCGGAGAACTGCGTGAGGAGCTGCTCGAATTGTCAACTGTCGAGCAAATGTTTCATGTGCTTACCGAGCGATTGCTGCAATTGGCGGTTAAGCCGCTTGTTATCCATCCGGCTGTTCAGTATGCGATTGAGCATTTAGGTAAGAAAAACGCGCAGACGGACCACGTTCGACACATTGTTGATCAAATCGGCATCAGTCACAGACGATTTATCGAACTGTTCCAGAGGGAAACCGGCTATACGCCAAAACGTTACAGCCGCATTCGACGATTTCAAGGGGTGCTAAGGAAAATGAATGAACGACAAAATATTATAGATTGGTCAGATATCGCGTTCGATTGCGGGTATTACGATCAGTCTCACTTTATTAAGGATTTTCGCGCTTTTTCCGGATTGAACCCGACTGATTATGAGGCGATTCCCGGGAGGCATTACAATCATGTTCACTTATGA
- a CDS encoding TetR/AcrR family transcriptional regulator: MLTHTNDPRVKRTRQLLMQAFMELLEKKKNVSSITVQDITAYATVNRSTFYAHFEDKFAFLESWMREKFREKLKNELPNAALSDIGSLRTLILIVFDFLFCTRPYMTLADRQYEPLFQVAMQKELNDLLFTWLSEQSEPSVSRETVETAALIASWGIFGSAVEWSRHPQHRSAEDMAREVLVVVAAGLAPVIES, translated from the coding sequence ATGCTCACTCACACAAACGATCCCCGTGTGAAACGGACGCGTCAACTATTGATGCAAGCTTTTATGGAATTGCTTGAGAAGAAGAAGAATGTCTCTTCTATTACCGTACAAGATATTACGGCTTACGCGACCGTAAATCGCTCCACGTTTTATGCGCATTTTGAAGACAAATTCGCATTTCTTGAGAGCTGGATGAGGGAAAAATTCCGGGAGAAGCTGAAGAATGAGCTGCCGAATGCTGCTTTATCCGATATAGGAAGCCTGCGAACGCTTATTTTAATCGTTTTCGATTTTCTTTTCTGTACTCGTCCGTATATGACTTTAGCTGATCGTCAGTATGAACCGTTATTTCAGGTCGCGATGCAAAAGGAACTAAATGACCTATTATTTACCTGGTTAAGTGAACAATCGGAACCATCCGTTTCACGAGAAACGGTGGAGACTGCCGCACTGATTGCAAGCTGGGGCATTTTTGGATCAGCCGTCGAGTGGAGCAGACATCCGCAACATAGATCGGCGGAAGACATGGCGCGAGAAGTTTTGGTGGTCGTTGCCGCTGGTTTAGCACCCGTAATAGAGTCATAA